GGGCAACCTCGTTCTTGAGCGAATAAAAGGGGCGGTCGAGTTCCTCGCACCTGGCCTTGAGCTCTACAATCTCTTCTTGAAGTTAGGCATCATCCTCCTCGGCGCGCGGATCATCTTCTCCGATCTGGCGCACCTGGGAGCTATCGGACTCGGGATAGTGGTGATAAAGATTAGCTTCTCGATCTTCTTCGTTATCTTCCTCGCAAGGCTCTTCCGTCTTCCCGAAAAGCTTTCCCTGCTTCTTGCCGGGGGCATAGGAGTGTGCGGGGTAACCGCTATCATGGGCACCAGCGAGGTTACAGGCGCATCGCGCGAGGATACGAGCTACGCGATAGCGACGATCCTCCTCTTCGGGACAGTGGCGATTATCGTCTACCCCTTCATCGGCTGGCTCCTTAAGATGAGCGCAACGAGCTTTGGGGTGTGGGCCGGCCTGGCCATAGAAAATACCCCGCAGGTGGTAGCCGCAGGCGCAATCTACGATCACATAGTGACGGGTACGCTATCCGGATCGGCCAAGGTGGTAGCCACGATCACGAAGATGTGCAGAAACGCACTTGTCGGCTTCGTGATACTTGGGTTTGCACTCTACTACACAAGGAAAGGGCTAGCCAAAGGAGTAAAGCATAAGGGAAGATTCCTGTGGCGAAAGTTCCCAAAGTTCGTGCTGGGATTTATCCTCTTCGCGGTACTCGCCTCGCTCGGGGTCTTCGGGCCGCCTCAATCGCTCGTGCTTCGATCGTTTGCCTTTGCCGAACGATGGGCGTTTCTCTTTACCTTTGCCGGCGTTGGTCTCGCGACACGCTTCAAGGACATGGCCCACATAGGCTACAAACCCCTCGTTGTTGGGATATTGGCTGAGGTAATCGTATCGGCCCTCACCTTACTGGGCGTTCTACTTCTGGGCAAGCTATTGACGTTCTCCACATAGGTATCAGGATTCAGATAACACACCCTTCTACTTGCCACACAAGGACGGCATAGCCTTAGGAGAACTTTAACCTATTGAATGGTAAGTTAAGTTAACTTTTAACCCAATCCACATTTACGTGTCCAAAATCCTTGACAAGCCGGCGAAAAATCGTTACTATCCAAATCGGTTGGGGCTATTGCGTGTCTGAAGGTAGATGTTTGGAAGACAGTGTAAGTGAATCCTGGAGGCGAGCTTGCCTGAAAACAGCTCGGCAAGCTGGCAGGCTGACTAAGTTAGGAGAACTCAGATGGGCAACGATTATTTCAAACCTACGGAGTACAGGTTAAGGTGTCTTGCCTGCGGCAAGGAGTTCACCGAGGACAATCACCTTCTTGCCTGTGACGCCGACCACGGCCCTGCGTTTTTGCGCGCAGAATATGCAGCTAAACAGCTTACCATCAGGGAAGAGGCTAAGGGCATGTTCCGCTTCGGGGATTGGCTGCCCCTGCGCAGGCCGATAGAAAACTCGGCTTTGCCGGTGGCATACAAAAGCGAAGGGCTTGCATCTCATCTGGGACTCTCAAACCTCTGGATAGTGTTCTCAGGCTACTGGCCTGAACGAAGTGCGGACATGCGCACCTGCACCTTCAAGGAACAGGAGGCCCCACCGGTCTGCTCGCGCCTTGCATCCAACGATAAGACTCTTGTGCTCGCCTCGGCAGGCAACACCTCAAGGGCTTTCGCAGAGATCTGTTCTGCCAACGACATCCCTCTCCTGATGGTTGTCCACGAGGCGGGACTGGGCTGCATGTGGTCAACAAAACCCTTCTCAGATTCGGTCAAGCTGGTTGCTGTAACGGGCGGAGCAGACTACTTTGACGCAATTCATCTTTCTGGCATGATTGCTTCTCTTCCCGGCTACCTACCCGAAGGCGGGGCAAAGAACGTGGCGCGCCGTGACGGGATGGGAACGTCGGTGCTTGCCGCGGTAACTACAGCGGGCCGTATTCCTGATCACTACTTCCAGTCGGTGGGTTCGGGCACCGGAGGAATCTCCGCGTGGGAGGCGGCAGAAAGGCTGCGCGCCGACGGCCGTTTCGGTAACGTAGGGATGAAGCTTCACCTTGTGCAGAACCACCCCTTCACCCCGATAGTAGACGCATGGAACCACGGCTCACGCGAGCTTTTACCCATGGACGAGGCGGAGGCCAGACGGCGTATATCCCAGATCAACGCCCACGTTTTGTCCAACCGCAGACCGCCCTACTCGGTTAAAGGTGGGGTCTACGATGCGCTCGCCGACACCCAGGGTCATATGTACTCGGTGACCAACGCGGAAGCACAACTAGCCGCTTGGTTCTTCGAAGAGACGGAGGGCATCGACCTTACCCCTGCGGCGGCCGTGGCTGCAGGAGCGCTGAAGAAAGCAATCGAGCGAAAGACGGTTAAAACATACGATATGGTGCTCTTGAACGTCACCGGCGGCGGCCAGAAACGTCTCTTTGCCGAACATGAGATCCACAGGCTCGAACCTCACATAACCCTGCGGCGCGATGAGATCTCGGAGGAGACGGTTCAAAGAATCTTTGATTGAAAGAAGGAGATAAAAGGATCATGAGGGATCTTTTTGCAAAATGCGGCGAGGAAGGCGGTTACTTTTCTTACTTACGCATGCAGCGTGACCGCTACTTTACGCTGCCCATTCTTGAGGGGATGCCCGGCCCTCACATGGTCTTTCAGGGTCGCAAGGTTATCCAATGGGCGATCAACAACTACCTTGGACTGGTGGGTCGTCCTGAACTTATCGAGACCGCACGCGAGGCCGCGGCCCGCTGGGGCGTGGGTGCGCCCATGGGCTCGCGCTTCATGACAGGCAACACCGAGCGCCACACCGAGCTTGAGCGAAGGCTCGCAAGGTTCTCAGCAAAAGAGAGCGCCATCCTCTTCAACTACGGCTACCTGGGTGTGATCGGCACCATAACCTCGATGATAGGCAAGGACGACGTGATCGTTATCGACAAGCTGGCCCATGCCTCGATGATGGACGCGGCGTTTGCCACCCGCCAGTTCATACCCTTCCGCCACAACGACATGGTAAGCCTGGAACGTGCGTTGCGGCGCGCCAGCAGGGATCGCGAGGGTGGGGTCCTTGTGGTGGTGGAGGGCGTCTACGGGATGACCGGCGACCTGGCCGACCTTCCAGGGATAGTTGAATTGAAGAACAAGTACGGTGCCCGCCTGTTCGTTGACGACGCACACGGATTCGGCACCATGGGCAAGGGTGGAGGAGGCATCGGATTTCACTACGGTCTCCAGGATGAAATCGACATCTACTTCGGCACCTTTGCCAAGGCGTTTGCGGCCATCGGTGGCTTCAGCAGTGCCGATGATACGGTGGTGGAATACATCCGCTACAACGCCCGCACCCAGATATTCGCCAAGTCCCTGCCTATGGTGGTGGTTGAGGTGCTCATAA
This DNA window, taken from candidate division TA06 bacterium B3_TA06, encodes the following:
- a CDS encoding cysteate synthase → MGNDYFKPTEYRLRCLACGKEFTEDNHLLACDADHGPAFLRAEYAAKQLTIREEAKGMFRFGDWLPLRRPIENSALPVAYKSEGLASHLGLSNLWIVFSGYWPERSADMRTCTFKEQEAPPVCSRLASNDKTLVLASAGNTSRAFAEICSANDIPLLMVVHEAGLGCMWSTKPFSDSVKLVAVTGGADYFDAIHLSGMIASLPGYLPEGGAKNVARRDGMGTSVLAAVTTAGRIPDHYFQSVGSGTGGISAWEAAERLRADGRFGNVGMKLHLVQNHPFTPIVDAWNHGSRELLPMDEAEARRRISQINAHVLSNRRPPYSVKGGVYDALADTQGHMYSVTNAEAQLAAWFFEETEGIDLTPAAAVAAGALKKAIERKTVKTYDMVLLNVTGGGQKRLFAEHEIHRLEPHITLRRDEISEETVQRIFD
- a CDS encoding 8-amino-7-oxononanoate synthase translates to MKEGDKRIMRDLFAKCGEEGGYFSYLRMQRDRYFTLPILEGMPGPHMVFQGRKVIQWAINNYLGLVGRPELIETAREAAARWGVGAPMGSRFMTGNTERHTELERRLARFSAKESAILFNYGYLGVIGTITSMIGKDDVIVIDKLAHASMMDAAFATRQFIPFRHNDMVSLERALRRASRDREGGVLVVVEGVYGMTGDLADLPGIVELKNKYGARLFVDDAHGFGTMGKGGGGIGFHYGLQDEIDIYFGTFAKAFAAIGGFSSADDTVVEYIRYNARTQIFAKSLPMVVVEVLIKAIDIVESEPKLVEKLWENARKLQNGLRELGFDLGNTASPVTPVYIPAADLETAIRFIHKMRDEKGIFVSGVMYPVVPKGVLLCRMIPTAAHTEEDIEITLKAFREVRDEMKLW